GGAAAGGGAGTTTGCACACAAGGTGACGAAGTCAAGGACAGGGATTTAAGACTCAATGGGAAGACAGGGCAAACAGAGAGCTGGGCATGGTGATTCTCCCCATGATCCcgggattgttgttgtttagttgctaagtcgtatctgactctttgcaatcctatagactgtagccctcaggctcctctgtccaggggatttcccaagcaagaatactagagtgggttgccatttccttctccaggggatcttccagacccaaggatcgaacctgcaatctcctgcattgcaggcagattctttaccactaagctacctgggaagccccatgatccTGGGGGCAGGGACCTAAAAAGAGAGCATGAAAGGGGGCGCCCTCAGATGAAAGGAACATGGGGGTGGGACTAGGAATAGGGGCAGAGGTGTGTCTGCGGGTGGATGAGCCTACAGGCCCAGCACTCACAGCGGATGTCCCTTCCGGGCCAGGCTCGGGGGCTCACGCTTGGCGGGTACAAGTGCCTCTTCCTGCCAGAGCCTGACTTTGTCACGTGGGCTCAGACCATCACTAACCATCAGTAAGAGGCATGTTTCCGGTGAGAGCCAAAATCCTTTGTGgcttctccccagcccccacacaccacaccaaaaaaaaaaaaactcagatcaGCAGCTTCTATTCTCAGAGCTCCGCCTGGAACTCTAAGATTAAGAGCTGGTAGCACCTTGCCCGTTGCAACCCAGGACGCGCAAGGAAGGCTCAGGCAAGCCACAAAAAGCTGGCCACAACCCAGAAGGCATCCACTTGGCGCCAAAGAGCCAATTGCTTGGAGTGTCACCCTCCAGGCTGGGGGTAAGAGGGCCACTAGCTCTTGTGGACAGGCCCAGCTGTGTGCATCTGGGTCAGGCCCCGGCAGGGAGCTGGCCAGTCTAGACACGGGCATGGATACAGGGGCTCTCTCCTCTCTGTTCTTCAGCATCCACAGAGGTCTGCCCCAGCCTTCTGTATGTCTTGGGAAACCTCATTGCCGGAACACCTTCCAGCTTTGAGGCTACCCTGGAACCTTTCAGCCCTGACGAAGACATGAAAGAGGCAACAAGTCAGCTGAAGACGCTGGTAGACACCCTCTCCCCGAAGGCCAAGGACAGCATGTTAGAGCTCCTGGTACACGGCTCCCTCCACAACTGCTGCCCGCATCCCTGGGCTGCAGTGTCATCCACTTCGgggcatgcgtgcatgctcagctgatcagtcatgtccaactctgcaactccatggactgtagcctgccaggctcctctgcccatgcaattttccaagcaagaatactggtgctctgctgtgcttagtcactcagtcatgtccaactctttgtgaccccatgggctgtagcccactagcctcctctgtccatggggattgtccaggcaagaatactagaaggggttgccatgcccttctccaggggatcttcccaacccagggatcgaacccaggtctcccgcattgaaggcagattctttaccatccgaaccaccagggaagccccaagaatactggagtgggtagcctatcccttctccaggggatcttccaaacccacagatcaaacccacatctttttgtctcctgcattggcaggcagattctttaccactatgtcaCCTGAGAAGTCCCTACTTTGGGGACACTTTTCTAATCCAGAAAGGAGAATCACAGTGCAAATGTCCCTGGGGAAGCAGGCACAGCCAtcttatcttttttaaagaagctCCTGAGGGACcctcctggcagcccagtggttaagactccaagcttccactgcaaggggcatgggttcaatccctagtcagggtggccaaaaaaaaaatttaattaaaaaaattaaaactagagaaGCTTCTGAGAAATAATCCAAGCTTAGCTCCTCCCACAAATACTGAAGCTCTTAGATGATATTAAAGTTTCTGGGTCTGGCTTTGACATTTTCATTCACTATTGTATtggggattttgtttgtttgttttagatgaAAATAATACAAAGCCCAGAGTGTGCTTAGGATTCAGAAGCTGAAGATCTCCACCTGCCGAGGCCCCTGCCACTCCCCGGATGCTCCTTTCACTCCATCCCCACCAGCCCTGCCTGACTCCTGCAATAAAGTACAAGCAAGCATCTCATCTGTGTCCCCGCCTTTTTTATTCACCTGCTAGAATGAAAGGTGTGCCGCTTCTGGGGTAAGATTAGAGCCAAAAGAAAGGCAGTGGCCGTGGAAACGCATCCCCAAGAGTCCAGGCCTTGTCTCACTTCCAGTCCACAGATGGCCAGACCAGCTTCTAGCACATACTCCTTTCCCCGGGCAGAGAGCCAGCCTGGAACCATTCCCAGGGCCTTGCTCAAACCTGACCTACAGGGAacggtgggggtggtgggggtgtcGGGGGTGGGGAACGTTAGACATGGTGGCAGCTGACCTCAGGCTGACCTTCCAACCCCCATCCATTTAGTAATGAAATTCAGCGTTCTGTTTCTTCCAAGCCCTTTGGGATCCCGCTCTTGggttgaaaaagaaatatttaaagtgattatgCTACCCAGACATAACCGCAAACAGAGATGGAGTTTTCCAGAGAGTTCCATCTCCCAAAGATAAATGGTGGATCTTTGAAGCATTTTGACAGAGCAGTACGGTGCTCTGAGGGGCTGGCTGGCCCTGTGACAGTCTGCAAATCACAGCCAGCGCAGATGGTCTCTTCCCACCTATAGAAGGATCCGATTCCTGTAAGAAACTTCGAAAACAAAGGCTGGAGGGaggagcaggttcaatcccttgattAGGGATCCAGGGTCCTTGGGGGGGACTTTGAGGACAGACAGAGTCTGGGGGGCGTCCCCAGAGAGGGTAGGTTAAGTGTTTCGCTTACTTCACATTTGCTGCATGAAATAATTCTCAAACTATTTTTTCAAGCAGAACCCCTCCTCTCGTGCATTTTCTACATCCTTTATCAGCCATCCTGATGAGGACATCCTATTTCCAGGCTGAAACTGCAGAGGCTTATGGGTCAAGCCGTCCATTCACGTCACTCTCTGTCCCCAAAAGGCTAGTGGAGAGTGGGTGGGAGGGGGTCAGGCTGGTCAGCACCTAGTGACTGCTGCCCACTGGCAATGGTGCTCTTATTTGACCCCAAAGCCCTTCTCTGACTTGCCCTTGCGCCGACCTCCCGCCATCCCTTGAGTCCGCATCCAGCCAACTTTCACTCAAAAAGCGAATCGGCCACCCCCTTCCTTCTTGCATGAAATCAATCCTCAGGTATTTACTGGCACTTGCCATGTATTCATGGTGGCCCTCGGGGCTCTGAGGAAGCCGGGAGCAGATTTCATAACCCAGCAAATACGCATGAAGCGGTTGCTCAGTGCACAACCACACTGAGACCCAAGTAGAGCAGAGTGAAGACAATGGCGGCCTCTGGTCTCAGGGAGCCGGTGACCTGATGGGGAAGATCGCCAGCCTCCCGAAAATCAACAAAGAAGCAGACAGACAGATAGGTAAACCTGTGCTAAAagcataaaagaaataaagggagggggctcccctggtggctcagtggtaaagaatctgcccgtcaatgcaggagacacgggttcaacccctgatccagaaagatcccacatactgcaaggtaactaagcccacgcaccccaACTATTGAAtgcgtgctctggagcccgggagcctcaactaccgagcccacgtgccctggagcctgcACTCTgtaacaagaggagccaccacagtgagaattCCAAGAACCACAGCTAGAGGCAAACCCTCGCatcaacgaagatccagcacagacaaaaataaatacataggtaaaatttgtttggaaaaaagaaaaaaaagggagtgACGTAAGCAAGAGTAGCGTGGACACaggatttcctggtggttcagtggttaagaatctaccttgcaaagcaggggatgcagggtccatccctggtcagggaactaagacctcgAAAGCTGTGGAGCAacgaagacctgatgcagccaaataaattaaaaaaaaaaaaaaagagtagcgtGGACAGGCCAGCCCAGGAATCCCCTGGCTCAAGGTCTGAGCAGAGACAGGTGGGACTGGAGGAGATGGGGGAGGCAGCCAGAGGCAGAAGGGGAACAGGAGGACGATCAGGCAGGGGCATGGAGGGGACCAGTGTGAAAAGCCCCTTCCACAGCCTCTCCCCCACTCCAATCAAGTCAAGCTCTTCAAAGCTTCCCCACACTCTTCTCATCAACTGCAAATGCAAAATGCACCCATCACTGGTTCTCATCTCCCATCCTCCCCACTGCTCACTCCCTTTCTGCAGTCTACCCCGCTGGCCtgcagttctttttgttttttaaaaaccaagctGCCAAGCCTcttcctacctcagggcctttgcacaggccaCACAGCATTAACTGCTGGAAACTGTTGACAGTCGCTGTAAAAATTCAccctaggaacttccctggtggttcagtggctaaaactctgagttcccaatgcaagtggcctgggttccatccttggttagggaactagatagacccccacatgccacagctaaaagttTACATGCCACAgataaaagattccacatgccatagtaaagaccaagatcccacatgccaccactaagacctggcacagccaaataaatatatttattaaaataaataaatatttatttattaaaaaaaaaaaatgtagtgcctccaatgcaggggacgccagttccatccctggtcgggaaacgaagatcccacatgccctctGGTGCACcccctcaaaagaaaaaaaaaaaaatcgcccTACACCAAAATAGGCAAGACTAGAACTCATCCTAAACGTGAGTCCCATGTGGATATAAACACCCTCCCAACACCCCCTGTCCCGGGGCAATCGGTCCCTGACCCGGCCACACGATCCCCAGATATTGAATGAAAGTGGAGGACGCGCACAGGGAAAGCGGGAATAGAGAGGGCATCCGCAGAGGGCACGGAACGAGAGGGTTGCAGAGAGAAATCTGTTCGGATTTTTCCAAGAAGCTAAGTGGTCCCGCGGGGACGCGCCTTCCGCGCCCTCAGCAGCTGGCGCCATCATGGCCACTAGGGGGCAGTGTCTACCAAGGTGTCCAGGTCGGGGCTTCTGAGCGCTGCAGCTCCACGCAGCCTGGCTCAATCCGCGGGACACGTGATGAAACGCAGTTCCTTTCTAGGTttagtgttttgggttttttttttgttttttgtttttttgtatcaACTGTGATTGCTTTAACTTGATTTTTCAggattttgttgtgttttttttaataagaattctGAGGAAAAACGGGCAGTCATACAAAGTTGCTGCCCGCTGAACCCTGCCAGGCATGTGTCAGCTCTTCTGGAATTAGTAATAATTCCCTTCCCGAACAATTGCGAGGGCGAGTCCAGCTGAATCTAGAACGTGAGATGGTCCGGAAGGTACAGAGGAGCCCCGGGCGCTAGTGGAGCGGGTCCTCTGACCTCCGTCCACCTTTTTTAACATCTCAAGCAACCTAATAATTACTTTTATTGATTGCTTACTCCCTGGCAAGCATTTCTGcaatttctcatttcttcctcacACAATCCAGATTCAAGGCCagacccccaacccctgccctaCAGTAGAGAGAAGGATCCCAAAGGCAGGAATTTCCTGAGCTATTAACTGAAATGACGCTGATGAAAAATGTCCACCTACCCCCCCAAAATATGCACCTACGTGCCTGCttatgcagacacacacacacacacactcagactatagccaccccacccctccctcacTATCTGCCACAGAGGACGGCCTGTGATTGTAAAAATTCCAGAGCAGGTCAGGGGGACTGGCAATTCCAGAAGAGATTCTTGGTAGAGGGTGGGGCCTCCTTGGGGGTGGTGAGcctcctgcctcccctctcccccactgcTGAGTCCCTCCAGTTCCTTTGCATCCAGGTCATCTTTAACTCACATACCTTGGCCTCCAGTGAGCCATCCACCTAGGCGAGTGTTGTTCAAGCAGATAAGGATCCAGGGCCATAAAAGGTTCAGAATTTTAATTACCTGTTCAGAACTAGGGAAATATTTACCTAGGGCAAATACAGCAGGTATCTGGGGATAAAAGGAAGTCCAATTATATGGCAGGGAGAGTCTCCACCTCAGAGGGGCTGCAAATGTAGGCGATCCCAAGAATTCGAGCTGTCAGCACACAGAAATGTACATTCAGTTTTAAAAGAGCAGAATGCAAGATGAACTGATCACAGCCACAGAAAGAGCACATATCTGTGTGACTCATGTTTcgggaaagcagaaaaaaattagagaaatgaaagaatgtcatgggattcttttttgtcttttttttcttttctgcctggCCACACTGGGGCCGTGGCTTATCTTTGAACAGACCTCAAGCTAAGAAGGATTTTTACATTTGAAGAAAGAGGATGAGGAGAAGTGCGTCCAGCCCTAGttagataaatatataattatatgatcAGCCTTTTTCACTATGAATATGCTAAACTCTGAAATGCAAGGAGGCCAGTGTAATGAATAGAAGCTTCCTGAGTTTGAGAAGCATTATGCACAAACTGTATAAAGTGAAAATGTAATGTGCATGGAaccttcctgatggtccagtggctaacactccacACTCCAAAGGCAGggtacccaggttcaatccctggtctgggaactagatcccacacgccacagctaaagatcgtgcatgctgcagctaagatctctcgcggccaaataaataaataggtttttaaaattaaatacagtaaaaaaaaaatcttttttaataagaaatgtaaaatgtatctcaataaagccaaACAAGTTAAAAGCAAGAAATGTATTATTAGCACTATATTACTTTTAGCATTCATACTTTTGAAAAGCCCAGAGGAAAGACCCCATTTCCTGATCATGTTATAAACTAAACTGTGAATCtgggagaaattttttaaaaacaaatatattactcCCACAACCTGCAACCAAAAGAAcaattactatttattttttggccaccccatgtgacttgcaagatcttagtttccagaccaggtatcgaacccctgcccccagcattgggagtgtggaatcttaattactggaccaccagagaaatctcaGTTAGATTTATTCTTAAAGGAAGCTGAAGAGGAGTAGTTATTACTAAACATGGCCATCGTTGCAGAATCAACATTGCAGATTAATTGCAACACTGCAGAATCCAAGGACTTGCCCTTGCCGTGTCAATATATAGCCTAAACTGATGGATCTGTAGGAAAGCTGCAGTTTTACACCCTCAACACGTGAGCGGATTGAAGTTAGCCTGGCAGGAAAATCTATAAATGATTCATGCGGCAGGAAGAGGAACCAAAACCAACCCTCATCAACTTTATCAAGATGATATGGGTAAAATAATGTCTAGTTTATGGCTAATGCAAGTAAGCTGCTTGCAGATGCCAGGGGTTTTGTGGGTAGTCATTCACCATAGGGTGGTTGTTGTTCAGAGTGGCTTCAGATAAATGATAAAGAAGACATCAATTGATGATGAAAGGGCCACACAAACAATGCCTTCTGCAGCGTGTAATTAGGGAGCGTTCCTCCCCAGGCACTTACGGAACACACCAGCGGGCACGTGGAAACAATGTGAGAATGAATCATTGAGAGTTAACCACCCAACATATTTCCATGAGCAAACCCAAATTATGAACCTTTAGTATATGCGGAAATAAATCTGAAGATAGATTCAGCTAAGCATGCACAGTTGCTAGCATCAGAATGGATCAACCAGGGCCTTGAAACTCAGACTTGTCCCCCATCAAAGGAATGGATTCCAAGCCCATGACAAGAACCTAGTTAACTCCTACAATAGCTGAAGCTGTATGTCTGCAGCACCCAAGCATCCTGAGTGTCTTCGAGGGATTCAGCTCAAAGTGTCCTTTAGAATTCCCTCTTCCGACACTGGTGACACATGTAGATACTCTGTCAGCCCTAGCACAGGTAGGAAATGCTGTCGGTCAGGGGCTCCCAGGGAGAGAGCCTGGGCCCTCTTCTCATCTCATGGGTAGTGAGGAGATGAGGACCGACCTCAGGGCACTGGGGCCAGAAGAAGGATCTCCTGACCTCTGACTTTATGCATCCATAGGTCTCTGAGTCCACCGCTTTCTCAATTTACCTTGAATGTGCCCCCTTCTCTCTACTCGGATCCCAGTACCACACCTTCGCTCTCTGCGGCCTGGGATATTGCAAATAACCTCTGAACTAGTCTCCTATGGCTGCTGTAATAAACTACCACAAACttaatgtgttttttgttttttttttttttaatcctcaaacGTATTATCTTACAGATCTGGAGGTCagaaattcaaaattatttcacTGGACTAAAACCCAAAGTGTTGGCAGGCTGTGCTCCTTCCGGAGACTCCCAGGGAAGAGtgtgtttccttcctttttcagtTTCTAGAGGCCACCTTCATTCCTTGGCTTGCGGCCCCTGCTTCT
The genomic region above belongs to Bos taurus isolate L1 Dominette 01449 registration number 42190680 breed Hereford chromosome 29, ARS-UCD2.0, whole genome shotgun sequence and contains:
- the SCGB1A1 gene encoding uteroglobin isoform X1, which codes for MKLTIAIVLVTLTLFCRPASTEVCPSLLYVLGNLIAGTPSSFEATLEPFSPDEDMKEATSQLKTLMKIIQSPECA
- the SCGB1A1 gene encoding uteroglobin precursor, with the translated sequence MKLTIAIVLVTLTLFCRPASTEVCPSLLYVLGNLIAGTPSSFEATLEPFSPDEDMKEATSQLKTLVDTLSPKAKDSMLELLMKIIQSPECA